A stretch of the Rosa rugosa chromosome 5, drRosRugo1.1, whole genome shotgun sequence genome encodes the following:
- the LOC133711196 gene encoding heavy metal-associated isoprenylated plant protein 3-like, with amino-acid sequence MKGFKKRTLKWFTTKKKKSLQWFQRTRSGKYEQVSVLREEPESNEKREKEEPEVCLAAELEFSMHCDHCAIDVRNCCITEKGVEYVVFDKEKKLVKVEGRFDLKKLIDRLRRKDKIVILIGKKMEETQEQGESRVQK; translated from the exons ATGAAGGGTTTTAAGAAAAGAACCCTGAAGTGGTTCactaccaaaaagaaaaaatccttgCAATGGTTTCAGAGAACAAGGTCTGGAAAATATGAACAAGTCTCAGTCTTAAGAGAAGAACCAGAGTCGAacgaaaaaagagagaaagaagaaccAGAG GTTTGCCTGGCTGCTGAGCTAGAATTTAGCATGCACTGTGACCATTGTGCAATTGATGTCAGAAATTGCTGCATCACAGAAAAAG GAGTCGAATATGTGGTTTTTGATAAGGAGAAAAAGCTAGTGAAAGTGGAAGGAAGGTTTGATCTCAAAAAGCTTATCGATCGCCTCCGGAGGAAGGACAAGATAGTAATATTGATTGggaaaaaaatggaagaaactCAGGAACAAGGCGAGTCTCGTGTTCAAAAATAG